A single region of the Streptomyces sp. AM 4-1-1 genome encodes:
- a CDS encoding glycosyltransferase: MTTSVARPKLAVIVANGITGDSRVQKTALAAARAGWDVMLIGQSVTKRQEHSWFGPVKVVRVPVVPHMKRRVAAQARRGGPRARLTQFGIKDRGTLHQVRAAHGTWVREQTAKIGWWGSSGVAAPAAASLKAWVRARRGVHKLRVKAYRWEERRKPEQQPTGDWRKDWPGLLDLDLAFGPVIEKFAPDVIHANDITAINLGAMAAARLRARGRKCAWLYDAHEYVAGVEWPNPLMTTAFPGVEKEFIHRADAVVTVSPEIAEVIRKDYGLAKTPLVVRNTPIRETIGTAGGRVSVRAACGLGDDVPLLVYSGWISSERGLGTAVEGLAQLPDYHLAIVAGKRSPELLRLLELAEETGVRDRIHVVPYVAQHEVADYLSTADLGLICSQRTINYELSLPTKTAEYLHAGLPIIASDVKTLSAFVREHGVGEVFVSGDADSFSEAVTRGIDKLAEMKAHITEPILTELSWEHQCEGLMELYTKISGVTPPTPRSDFSWGAVERVVTAEEEEPVVELERGWTPLGNTPIKLGLGPANYAGQLAAFAQAITRERADVSAEVVKHRTARTHDYPADVYVEGRALKNLDVQLEQVQRIVPRYTHLIADAFRPVFGGLNGDSIEGDLPALLNGGLKVALLAHGSEVRSPALHKKRNPYSLFLDAPEGYEEKLTVIADRNRRIAEESGLPVFVTTPDLLVDLPMAIWTPLVVDVDAWTCDRPVMERERPVVLHAPSARWTKGTDRILPVLEELHERGLIEFQLAEQVSWTKVREMVMEADIIIDQFAIGTYGTFACEGMAAGKPVVAYLDKEPIEASGVTPPIVNATPETLGSVIEALVADREGTRRLGAESAAFAREYHDGRATAAALDSFLTP; this comes from the coding sequence ATGACAACGTCCGTTGCCCGGCCCAAACTCGCGGTCATCGTCGCCAACGGCATCACCGGGGACTCCCGGGTGCAGAAGACGGCCCTGGCGGCGGCGCGCGCCGGATGGGACGTCATGCTCATCGGCCAGAGCGTCACCAAGCGTCAGGAGCACTCCTGGTTCGGCCCGGTGAAGGTCGTACGCGTTCCGGTCGTCCCGCACATGAAGCGGCGCGTGGCGGCCCAGGCCCGTCGCGGTGGGCCCCGTGCCCGGCTGACCCAGTTCGGTATCAAGGACCGCGGCACCCTGCACCAGGTGCGGGCCGCGCACGGCACCTGGGTGCGTGAGCAGACCGCCAAGATCGGCTGGTGGGGCTCGTCCGGCGTCGCCGCCCCGGCCGCGGCCAGCCTCAAGGCGTGGGTGCGCGCCCGTCGCGGCGTCCACAAGCTCAGGGTCAAGGCCTACCGCTGGGAGGAGCGGCGCAAGCCCGAGCAGCAGCCCACCGGCGACTGGCGCAAGGACTGGCCAGGACTGCTCGACCTCGACCTGGCCTTCGGACCGGTCATCGAGAAGTTCGCGCCCGACGTCATCCACGCCAACGACATCACCGCGATCAACCTGGGGGCCATGGCAGCCGCCCGGCTGCGAGCCCGCGGCCGCAAGTGCGCCTGGCTGTACGACGCGCACGAATACGTGGCCGGCGTCGAATGGCCCAATCCGCTGATGACCACCGCCTTCCCCGGCGTGGAGAAGGAGTTCATCCACCGGGCCGACGCCGTGGTGACGGTCTCCCCGGAGATCGCCGAGGTGATCCGGAAGGACTACGGCCTGGCCAAGACGCCTCTCGTGGTCCGTAACACCCCGATCCGCGAGACGATCGGTACGGCCGGGGGCCGGGTATCGGTGCGCGCCGCGTGCGGGCTGGGCGATGACGTACCCCTGCTCGTCTACTCCGGCTGGATCTCCTCCGAGCGCGGGCTCGGCACGGCCGTCGAGGGGCTGGCCCAGCTCCCCGACTACCACCTGGCGATCGTCGCGGGCAAGCGCAGCCCGGAGCTGCTGCGGCTGCTGGAGCTGGCCGAGGAGACCGGGGTACGCGACCGCATCCACGTCGTGCCCTATGTCGCGCAGCACGAGGTGGCCGACTACCTCTCGACCGCCGACCTCGGTCTGATCTGCTCCCAGCGGACGATCAACTACGAACTGTCGCTGCCGACCAAGACTGCGGAGTATCTGCACGCGGGACTGCCGATCATCGCCAGTGACGTGAAGACGCTCAGCGCGTTCGTGCGGGAGCACGGCGTCGGCGAGGTCTTCGTCTCGGGCGACGCGGACTCGTTCTCCGAGGCCGTCACGCGGGGCATCGACAAACTCGCCGAGATGAAGGCACACATCACCGAGCCGATCCTCACGGAGCTCTCCTGGGAGCACCAGTGCGAGGGGTTGATGGAGCTCTACACCAAGATCTCCGGAGTGACCCCGCCGACCCCTCGGTCCGACTTCTCCTGGGGCGCGGTGGAGCGGGTGGTCACCGCTGAGGAGGAGGAACCGGTCGTGGAGCTGGAGCGGGGCTGGACCCCTCTCGGCAACACGCCGATCAAGCTGGGACTGGGGCCGGCCAACTACGCGGGGCAGCTCGCCGCCTTCGCGCAGGCGATCACCCGGGAGCGGGCCGACGTGTCCGCGGAGGTGGTCAAGCACCGCACCGCGCGGACGCACGACTACCCGGCCGACGTCTACGTGGAGGGCAGGGCCCTCAAGAACCTCGACGTGCAGCTCGAACAGGTGCAGCGGATCGTGCCGCGCTACACGCACCTCATCGCCGACGCGTTCCGCCCCGTCTTCGGCGGGCTGAACGGCGACAGCATCGAGGGTGATCTGCCCGCGCTGCTCAACGGCGGGCTGAAGGTCGCGCTGCTCGCCCACGGCAGCGAGGTCCGCAGTCCGGCGCTGCACAAGAAGCGCAACCCGTACTCCCTCTTCCTGGACGCCCCGGAGGGGTACGAGGAGAAGCTGACGGTCATCGCGGACCGCAACCGGCGCATCGCCGAGGAGAGCGGGCTGCCCGTCTTCGTCACCACTCCCGACCTGCTCGTCGACCTGCCGATGGCCATCTGGACACCGCTGGTCGTCGACGTGGACGCCTGGACCTGCGACCGGCCGGTCATGGAGCGCGAGCGGCCGGTGGTCCTGCACGCCCCGTCGGCGCGGTGGACCAAGGGGACGGACCGGATTCTGCCCGTCCTCGAAGAGCTGCACGAGCGGGGCCTGATCGAGTTCCAGCTGGCCGAACAGGTCTCCTGGACCAAGGTGCGGGAGATGGTGATGGAGGCCGACATCATCATCGACCAGTTCGCCATCGGTACGTACGGGACCTTCGCCTGTGAGGGGATGGCGGCGGGCAAGCCCGTCGTGGCGTACCTCGACAAGGAGCCCATCGAGGCCAGTGGGGTGACCCCGCCGATCGTCAACGCCACGCCGGAGACGCTGGGTTCGGTCATCGAGGCGCTGGTCGCGGACCGCGAGGGCACCAGGCGGCTCGGCGCCGAGTCCGCCGCGTTCGCGCGGGAGTACCACGACGGACGGGCCACCGCCGCCGCCCTGGACTCCTTCCTCACGCCGTAG